The following are from one region of the Bacillus methanolicus MGA3 genome:
- a CDS encoding sulfate ABC transporter substrate-binding protein — protein sequence MFNAKKPLLKFFLVFTLLSVVLAACSSNQTSSNEEKNEKTNEKASNKSPVELLNVSYDPTRELYQDFNKEFIKYWKKKTGQTVTIQQSHGGSSKQGRAVIDGLEADVVTLALAYDIDMIAEARGLLAKDWQRRLAYNSTPYTSTIVFLVRKGNPKGIKDWDDLIKKDVSVITPNPKTSGGARWNYLAAWAFADKKYNGDEKKIKDFMKKLYKNVKVLDSGARGSTTTFVERGIGDVLIAWENEAFLTVNELGKDKFEIVVPSISILAEPPVAVVDKIVDKKGTRKVAEAYLKYLYTDKGQEIIAKHYYRPRNEKILKKYRDRFPKIDLVTIDEKFGGWKKAQEIHFNDGGTFDQIYEPK from the coding sequence ATGTTCAATGCCAAAAAACCATTATTAAAATTTTTTCTTGTTTTCACTCTATTATCAGTTGTACTAGCTGCGTGCAGCAGCAATCAAACAAGCAGTAATGAAGAAAAAAATGAAAAAACGAATGAAAAAGCGTCCAACAAAAGCCCAGTTGAATTATTAAATGTTTCTTATGATCCGACACGCGAGTTATATCAAGATTTTAATAAAGAGTTCATTAAATATTGGAAAAAGAAAACAGGGCAGACTGTAACAATTCAGCAGTCCCATGGAGGATCAAGTAAGCAAGGCCGTGCAGTTATTGATGGTCTTGAAGCTGATGTAGTTACATTGGCTTTGGCTTATGATATCGATATGATTGCCGAAGCGAGAGGCTTACTTGCAAAAGATTGGCAAAGACGCTTGGCTTATAACTCTACTCCTTACACTTCAACAATCGTGTTTCTTGTTCGAAAAGGAAATCCTAAAGGGATTAAGGATTGGGATGATTTAATCAAAAAAGATGTTTCCGTGATTACCCCTAATCCAAAAACTTCCGGTGGTGCAAGGTGGAACTATTTAGCAGCATGGGCTTTTGCAGATAAAAAATACAATGGCGATGAAAAGAAAATAAAAGATTTTATGAAAAAATTATATAAAAATGTTAAAGTGCTGGACTCAGGAGCGCGCGGCTCTACGACCACTTTTGTTGAAAGAGGAATTGGAGACGTACTAATTGCTTGGGAAAATGAGGCATTTCTAACAGTTAACGAATTAGGAAAAGATAAATTTGAAATTGTCGTTCCGTCAATCAGTATCCTTGCTGAACCGCCTGTTGCTGTTGTTGATAAAATTGTAGACAAAAAAGGTACAAGAAAAGTAGCTGAAGCTTATCTTAAATACTTGTACACAGATAAAGGCCAAGAAATTATTGCTAAGCATTATTATCGTCCTCGAAACGAAAAAATACTAAAAAAATATAGAGATAGATTTCCGAAAATTGATTTAGTAACAATAGATGAAAAATTCGGCGGATGGAAAAAAGCTCAGGAAATCCATTTTAATGATGGTGGAACTTTTGATCAAATTTATGAGCCTAAATAA
- a CDS encoding AraC family transcriptional regulator codes for MALVESLQKAIDYMEDHLLDNITIEDIAKQPNISPSHFQRIFMILTDISVGEYLRRRRLTLAAQELSSTNSKIIDIAFKYGYDTPESFSKAFRKQHGVTPSEARKGIGKIQSYNRLTIQVNLKGAEPMKYRIVERDAFQVVGVKREFPCGAEDAGIPGIPEFWSEANENGTVNKLIQLNSGQIKGLLGLIENFNEEKNTVNYWIAAEHSGEVPDEFSSLELPASKWVVFEVRGPIPSAMINTWKQIYSEWFPSNRYEQAEIAPFEAYIDSDLYSPNSYNEIWVAIK; via the coding sequence ATGGCATTGGTTGAATCATTACAGAAGGCGATCGATTACATGGAAGATCATTTATTGGATAATATCACAATTGAAGATATAGCTAAACAACCCAATATATCTCCCTCTCACTTTCAGCGTATATTTATGATATTGACCGATATATCTGTTGGAGAATATTTGCGTCGTCGCCGTTTAACATTAGCAGCTCAAGAATTGTCTAGTACAAATAGCAAAATAATCGACATTGCCTTTAAATATGGCTACGATACACCGGAGTCTTTCTCAAAAGCTTTTCGTAAACAACATGGTGTTACTCCAAGTGAAGCAAGAAAAGGGATTGGAAAAATACAATCCTATAACCGACTGACGATACAGGTAAATCTGAAAGGAGCAGAACCAATGAAATATCGAATTGTTGAAAGAGATGCTTTTCAAGTAGTAGGGGTTAAACGAGAATTTCCATGTGGTGCAGAGGATGCAGGGATTCCAGGTATTCCGGAATTTTGGAGTGAAGCCAATGAAAATGGAACAGTTAATAAATTGATCCAATTAAACAGCGGACAAATAAAAGGTCTATTAGGTCTTATTGAAAATTTTAATGAAGAGAAAAACACGGTTAACTACTGGATTGCTGCAGAACATAGTGGTGAAGTACCAGATGAATTTTCGAGCTTAGAATTACCTGCATCCAAATGGGTCGTTTTTGAAGTGCGAGGACCTATACCTTCCGCTATGATAAATACTTGGAAGCAAATTTATTCAGAATGGTTCCCATCTAACAGATATGAACAAGCTGAAATAGCACCATTTGAAGCATATATAGATTCAGATCTGTATAGCCCAAATTCATATAATGAAATTTGGGTTGCAATTAAATAG
- a CDS encoding NAD-dependent protein deacylase, whose protein sequence is MKEIKELAQIIKNAKTITIFTGAGMSTESGIPDFRSDNGIYSQEDNVENYISEYYFEKNPKDFWSKFKRIFSLKLMGNFDPNEGHLFLKELEEMGKNVTILTQNIDGLHHKAGNSDIIELHGTLQTATCPKCKTKYDLKFINEHVIPRCNQTNKKGEVCNFILKPDVVLFGGMVQHFEEALNKAYKSDLFIAMGTSLEVYPVNQIPVYLNSAPEIKKAIINKSPTKMDYLFDIVIHEGIGDTVAKIKQYL, encoded by the coding sequence ATGAAAGAGATAAAAGAACTTGCACAAATCATTAAAAATGCAAAAACCATTACAATTTTTACTGGAGCCGGAATGAGTACAGAATCGGGAATTCCTGATTTTAGAAGCGATAATGGTATTTATTCACAAGAAGATAATGTAGAAAATTATATATCAGAATACTATTTTGAGAAAAATCCAAAGGATTTTTGGAGTAAATTTAAACGAATTTTTTCCTTAAAATTAATGGGAAATTTTGATCCAAATGAAGGACATTTATTTTTAAAAGAATTAGAAGAGATGGGTAAAAATGTAACAATTTTGACGCAAAATATTGACGGGTTACATCATAAAGCTGGAAATTCCGACATTATTGAGTTGCATGGAACTTTGCAAACTGCTACTTGTCCAAAATGCAAAACAAAATACGATTTAAAGTTTATTAACGAACATGTAATTCCAAGATGTAATCAAACAAACAAAAAAGGGGAAGTTTGTAATTTTATTTTAAAACCTGATGTTGTATTATTTGGCGGCATGGTTCAACATTTCGAAGAAGCATTGAATAAAGCGTATAAAAGCGATCTATTTATCGCCATGGGTACAAGTCTTGAAGTATATCCTGTAAATCAAATTCCTGTTTATTTAAACAGTGCTCCTGAAATCAAAAAAGCAATCATTAATAAATCACCAACAAAAATGGACTATTTATTCGATATTGTTATCCATGAAGGAATAGGAGATACAGTAGCAAAAATAAAACAATATTTATAA
- a CDS encoding DMT family transporter, which yields MKQNLLGAICLSLAASMWGGMYVVSKYVLDFIPPLTLVWLRYVIAFVFLFAVLKTVQIKNKNRVTIKKRDWLLIVWIGFIGYFVSIAFQFIGTKLSDAHTGALITSATPAFIVVFAKFVLKEKLTVRKIISVLLATFGVLIVIGWDTNVGTHLLGSITLVGAAISWALLSVYVKVASKRFSSLTITTYAVLFALVFTTPAMIWELQSNDVYYQNILIILGVIYLGIVSTAGAFFLWNKGMELMDAGIGSLFFFCQPIVGSFLGWLLLNEKLDVNFFIGGIFIIAAVAIVTLQNKKSL from the coding sequence ATGAAACAAAATTTACTTGGAGCAATATGTTTATCTTTAGCCGCAAGTATGTGGGGCGGTATGTATGTAGTTAGCAAATATGTTTTAGATTTTATTCCACCTTTAACGTTAGTATGGCTGCGTTATGTCATAGCTTTTGTTTTTTTGTTTGCTGTATTAAAAACCGTTCAGATTAAAAATAAAAATCGTGTAACTATAAAGAAACGTGACTGGTTACTAATAGTCTGGATTGGTTTTATAGGTTATTTTGTATCTATTGCTTTTCAATTCATTGGTACAAAATTATCTGATGCACATACTGGAGCGTTAATTACATCTGCAACACCAGCCTTTATTGTAGTCTTTGCAAAGTTTGTATTAAAGGAAAAGCTGACTGTTCGAAAGATTATTTCAGTGTTATTAGCAACATTTGGAGTTTTAATTGTAATTGGATGGGATACAAATGTTGGAACCCACTTGTTAGGTAGTATCACATTAGTGGGAGCTGCAATTTCTTGGGCGTTATTGTCAGTCTATGTAAAAGTTGCTTCAAAACGTTTTTCGTCACTAACAATAACTACTTACGCTGTATTATTTGCACTTGTTTTTACTACGCCAGCAATGATATGGGAACTCCAATCAAATGATGTTTATTATCAAAACATTTTAATCATTTTAGGAGTTATTTATCTTGGGATCGTTTCAACCGCTGGAGCATTTTTTCTTTGGAATAAAGGAATGGAGCTTATGGATGCTGGAATAGGCTCATTGTTTTTCTTTTGCCAGCCAATTGTAGGTTCCTTCTTAGGATGGCTTTTGCTAAATGAAAAGTTAGACGTTAATTTCTTTATTGGTGGTATTTTTATTATAGCAGCTGTTGCAATAGTAACTTTACAAAATAAAAAATCTTTGTAA
- a CDS encoding GNAT family N-acetyltransferase, with protein MKELIEEFEWKEAFPVMKQLRPHLDESTYVELVREAQEKDCYKMFGLYDNGRIVAVTGFMPMITLYNGRFIWVCDLVTDQNYRSKNYGKKLLTYVHKWAKANGYKLISLSSGLQRTDAHRFYEEKMEYIKTSYVFLKRLK; from the coding sequence ATTAAAGAATTAATAGAAGAGTTTGAGTGGAAAGAAGCTTTTCCAGTCATGAAACAGTTAAGGCCCCATCTTGATGAAAGCACATATGTCGAATTAGTCAGAGAAGCGCAAGAAAAAGACTGCTATAAGATGTTTGGTTTATATGACAATGGCCGTATTGTTGCTGTTACCGGGTTTATGCCGATGATCACGTTGTACAACGGCCGCTTCATTTGGGTATGTGATTTAGTTACTGACCAAAACTACCGTTCAAAAAACTATGGCAAAAAACTCCTTACATATGTCCATAAATGGGCAAAAGCAAATGGATATAAGCTTATTTCCTTATCTTCCGGCTTACAAAGGACAGATGCCCATCGTTTTTATGAAGAAAAAATGGAATATATTAAAACGAGTTATGTATTTTTGAAGAGATTGAAGTAA